A genomic stretch from Mycobacterium paraterrae includes:
- a CDS encoding DUF1330 domain-containing protein: protein MDVENHVYPTRSRLETLLTDDSTDRVVMLNLLKFREKAEYADGRASDLSGREAYHVYGAAMQAIVENNGGRMVFGGDISSAVIGEVGELWDTCVLVEYPSAAAFARLVTSPEVMEASVHRVAGLAGQLLLRVAQRDAILG, encoded by the coding sequence ATGGACGTCGAAAACCATGTGTATCCCACACGTTCCCGTCTGGAAACATTGCTCACGGACGACTCGACGGATCGCGTGGTGATGCTCAACCTGCTCAAGTTCCGCGAGAAAGCGGAGTACGCAGACGGACGAGCCAGCGACCTCAGCGGCCGAGAGGCCTATCACGTGTACGGCGCGGCAATGCAAGCGATCGTCGAGAACAACGGTGGCCGGATGGTATTCGGCGGTGACATCTCATCGGCGGTAATCGGCGAGGTGGGGGAGTTGTGGGATACCTGCGTGCTCGTCGAGTATCCCTCCGCCGCAGCATTTGCCAGGCTGGTCACATCGCCCGAGGTGATGGAGGCCAGCGTTCATCGGGTGGCCGGGCTCGCGGGCCAGTTGCTGTTGCGTGTGGCGCAGCGCGACGCAATCCTGGGCTAG
- a CDS encoding alpha/beta fold hydrolase, translating to MTQGKPNLRSVRELTPQLQFRTVHGYRRAFRVAGSGPVILLIHGIGDNSTTWSTVQSTLAQRFTVIAVDLLGHGESDKPRADYSIAAYANGMRDLMSILDIERATVIGHSLGGGVAMQFAYQFPHLVERLVLVGAGGVTKDVNMALRVASLPMGSEALALLRLPLVLPALQLFGRAAGMVLGSTAIGHDLPDVLRILAGLPEPMASAAFTRTLRAVVDWRGQSVTMLDRCYLTKSVPVQIIWGTDDVVVPVSHAYMAHAAMPGSQLEIFERSGHFPFHDDPDRFIEVVERFIDTTAPADYDQAALRELLRTGGGAQTVSGPIDTRVAVLEAMGADERSAT from the coding sequence ATGACCCAGGGCAAGCCCAATCTTCGCTCGGTGCGTGAGTTGACGCCCCAGCTCCAATTCCGCACGGTGCACGGCTACCGGCGCGCTTTCCGGGTTGCCGGCTCGGGTCCGGTGATCCTGTTGATCCACGGCATCGGCGACAACTCGACGACATGGTCGACGGTGCAATCCACCCTCGCGCAACGGTTCACCGTCATCGCCGTCGACCTGCTCGGTCACGGCGAATCGGACAAGCCACGAGCCGATTACTCGATTGCCGCCTACGCCAACGGAATGCGTGACTTGATGTCCATCCTGGACATCGAGCGAGCGACGGTGATCGGGCATTCCCTCGGCGGCGGCGTGGCAATGCAGTTCGCCTACCAGTTCCCACATTTGGTAGAGCGACTGGTGTTGGTCGGCGCCGGCGGGGTCACTAAAGACGTCAACATGGCGTTACGGGTGGCATCGTTACCGATGGGCAGCGAAGCGCTCGCACTGCTTCGCCTGCCGTTGGTGCTACCGGCCCTGCAATTGTTCGGCCGGGCGGCCGGAATGGTGCTGGGCTCCACGGCTATTGGACACGACCTGCCCGACGTCCTGCGGATTCTGGCCGGCCTGCCGGAACCGATGGCCTCTGCGGCGTTCACTCGGACGCTGCGCGCAGTGGTCGACTGGCGGGGGCAGAGCGTCACGATGCTCGACCGATGTTATCTGACGAAATCTGTTCCGGTACAGATCATTTGGGGCACCGACGATGTCGTTGTCCCGGTCAGCCACGCGTACATGGCCCACGCGGCGATGCCGGGTTCGCAGTTGGAGATCTTCGAACGCTCCGGCCATTTCCCGTTCCACGACGACCCCGATCGTTTCATCGAGGTCGTCGAACGCTTCATCGACACCACCGCGCCCGCCGACTACGACCAGGCGGCGCTTCGGGAGTTACTCCGCACCGGCGGTGGTGCGCAAACCGTCTCCGGCCCGATCGACACCCGGGTGGCCGTCCTAGAGGCCATGGGCGCCGACGAACGCAGCGCCACCTGA
- a CDS encoding metal-dependent transcriptional regulator, which translates to MNDLVDTTEMYLRTIYDLEEEGVTPLRARIAERLDQSGPTVSQTVSRMERDGLLHVAGDRHLELTDKGRALAVSVMRKHRLAERLLVDVIGLPWEEVHAEACRWEHVMSDDVERRLMKVLNNPTTSPFGNPIPGLIDLGIGDGFGADDGNLVRLTELPAGPPVAVVVRQLTEHVQGDIDLITRLKDAGVVPNARVTVESNPAGGVTIVIPGHENVSLPHEMAHAVKVEKV; encoded by the coding sequence ATGAACGACCTGGTTGATACCACAGAGATGTATCTGCGGACGATCTACGACCTCGAGGAAGAGGGCGTTACTCCGTTGCGTGCACGTATCGCCGAGCGACTGGACCAAAGTGGGCCCACGGTCAGCCAGACCGTATCGCGAATGGAACGGGACGGCCTGTTGCATGTGGCCGGGGACCGTCACCTCGAGCTGACCGACAAGGGTCGGGCGTTGGCCGTCTCCGTAATGCGCAAGCACCGCCTCGCCGAGCGCCTACTGGTCGACGTGATTGGTCTTCCGTGGGAGGAAGTCCATGCCGAGGCGTGCCGGTGGGAGCACGTCATGAGCGACGACGTGGAGCGCCGGCTGATGAAGGTGCTCAACAACCCGACCACCTCCCCGTTCGGCAATCCAATTCCCGGGCTCATCGACCTGGGCATCGGTGACGGCTTCGGGGCCGACGACGGAAACCTGGTGCGGTTGACAGAACTGCCAGCCGGTCCGCCCGTTGCGGTTGTGGTTCGCCAGCTGACCGAGCACGTGCAGGGCGACATCGACCTGATCACCCGCCTCAAAGACGCTGGCGTCGTTCCCAACGCCCGCGTGACCGTTGAATCCAACCCCGCCGGAGGCGTGACCATCGTCATCCCCGGCCACGAGAACGTCAGCCTTCCGCACGAGATGGCCCACGCCGTCAAAGTCGAGAAGGTCTGA
- the sigB gene encoding sigma-70 family RNA polymerase sigma factor SigB translates to MANANTVRVDGDLDAQSPAADLVRVYLNGIGKTALLNAADEVELAKRIEAGLYAKHLLETRKRLGETRKRDLAAVVRDGEAARSHLLEANLRLVVSLAKRYTGRGMPLLDLIQEGNLGLIRAMEKFDYAKGFKFSTYATWWIRQAITRGMADQSRTIRLPVHLVEQVNKLARIKREMHQNLGREATDEELAAESGIPVEKINDLLEHSRDPVSLDMPVGSEEEAPLGDFIEDAEAMSAENSVIAELLHTDIRSVLATLDEREHQVIRLRFGLDDGQPRTLDQIGKLFGLSRERVRQIEREVMAKLRNGERADRLRSYAS, encoded by the coding sequence ATGGCAAATGCCAACACAGTCCGGGTCGACGGCGATCTGGACGCTCAAAGCCCAGCCGCGGACTTGGTGCGCGTGTACCTGAACGGGATCGGCAAGACGGCCCTGCTCAATGCTGCCGACGAAGTCGAATTGGCCAAGCGAATCGAAGCCGGGCTGTATGCCAAGCACCTCTTGGAGACCCGCAAGCGCCTCGGCGAGACCCGCAAGCGCGACCTGGCAGCCGTGGTCCGCGATGGCGAGGCCGCCCGCAGCCATCTGCTGGAAGCCAACCTGCGGCTGGTTGTGTCGCTGGCCAAGCGCTACACGGGACGCGGAATGCCGCTGCTGGACCTCATCCAGGAGGGCAACCTGGGTCTGATCCGCGCGATGGAAAAGTTCGACTACGCAAAGGGATTCAAGTTCTCGACGTACGCGACGTGGTGGATCCGCCAGGCGATCACTCGCGGCATGGCCGACCAGAGCCGCACCATCCGCCTGCCGGTCCATTTGGTCGAGCAGGTCAACAAGCTGGCACGCATCAAGCGGGAGATGCACCAGAACCTCGGCCGTGAGGCCACCGACGAAGAGTTGGCGGCCGAGTCCGGCATTCCCGTCGAGAAGATCAACGACCTACTCGAGCACAGCCGCGACCCGGTCAGCCTCGACATGCCGGTGGGCTCGGAAGAAGAAGCTCCGCTGGGCGATTTCATCGAAGACGCCGAGGCGATGTCGGCAGAGAACTCGGTGATCGCCGAGCTGCTGCACACCGACATCCGCAGCGTGCTTGCCACGCTCGACGAGCGCGAGCACCAAGTAATCCGCCTGCGGTTCGGGCTCGACGACGGCCAGCCCCGCACTTTGGACCAGATCGGCAAGCTGTTCGGGCTGTCCCGTGAGCGGGTTCGCCAGATCGAGCGTGAGGTGATGGCCAAGCTGCGCAACGGCGAACGGGCCGACCGGCTGCGCTCGTACGCCAGCTAG
- a CDS encoding DUF3099 domain-containing protein gives MWNSGVMRRSQELGFDDDGRPILITAAAPAYEVQHRQRVRKYLTIMSFRIPALLLAAVAYGLWHNGLISLAIIAASIPLPWVAVLIANDRPPRRADEPRRFDAFERRTPLFPTAERPALERRSRSASQPEWQHRDVDGSE, from the coding sequence TTGTGGAACAGTGGTGTGATGAGGCGCAGCCAAGAGCTGGGTTTCGACGACGATGGCCGACCGATCCTCATCACCGCCGCCGCACCCGCATACGAAGTTCAGCACCGGCAACGTGTCCGGAAGTACCTCACGATCATGTCCTTCCGGATCCCGGCGCTGCTGCTGGCGGCCGTGGCGTATGGCTTGTGGCACAACGGTCTTATCTCTCTGGCAATCATTGCAGCGTCGATTCCGTTGCCGTGGGTCGCCGTGCTCATTGCGAATGACCGCCCGCCGCGCCGAGCCGACGAACCGCGTCGGTTCGACGCTTTCGAAAGACGCACTCCCCTCTTCCCCACCGCCGAGCGTCCGGCGCTGGAGCGTCGCAGTCGTTCGGCCTCGCAACCGGAATGGCAGCACAGGGACGTCGACGGTTCCGAATAA
- a CDS encoding PhzF family phenazine biosynthesis protein, with translation MSVDVTVLRVFTDPAGDFGNPLGVVDAATVEPGQHQRIANELGYSETIFVDLPPTGGTAAAARIYTPLTELAFAGHPTVGASWWLRSLGTPIHTLRVAAGLVQVSYDNDLVAVRARSDWSPEFTIHELGSLDELAAADPADYSDDVAHYLWAWIDEAGGALRSRMFAPNLGVAEDEATGSAAVRITDYLSRDLHITQGRGSVIQTAWSPQGWVRVGGRVVSDEPRRLP, from the coding sequence ATGAGCGTCGATGTCACGGTGCTGAGGGTATTCACCGATCCAGCAGGCGATTTCGGTAATCCACTCGGCGTGGTCGACGCCGCGACAGTCGAACCTGGCCAGCACCAGCGCATTGCCAACGAATTGGGTTACAGCGAAACGATTTTCGTCGACCTGCCGCCGACGGGGGGCACTGCGGCGGCGGCGCGAATCTACACTCCGCTCACCGAGTTGGCCTTCGCGGGACACCCGACTGTCGGGGCGTCTTGGTGGCTGCGTTCTCTAGGCACACCGATTCACACGCTGCGGGTGGCAGCCGGGCTGGTGCAGGTGAGCTACGACAACGACCTCGTCGCGGTCCGTGCCCGCTCGGATTGGTCGCCGGAGTTCACCATTCACGAGCTGGGCAGCCTCGACGAGCTCGCCGCGGCCGATCCCGCCGACTACTCCGACGACGTCGCGCACTACCTGTGGGCGTGGATCGACGAAGCCGGGGGTGCACTGCGCTCGAGGATGTTCGCGCCGAATCTCGGTGTGGCAGAGGACGAAGCGACAGGCTCGGCCGCCGTCCGGATCACCGACTACCTCAGCCGGGACCTCCACATCACCCAGGGCCGGGGATCGGTTATCCAGACCGCATGGAGCCCGCAGGGATGGGTGCGGGTCGGCGGGCGCGTAGTGAGCGACGAACCGCGTCGACTGCCCTAG
- a CDS encoding proteasome assembly chaperone family protein, with protein MGQHEIPDTPDRDKRYQPEQNSMYELEFPSPQLSSSDGRGPVLVHALEGFSDAGHAIKLAARHLKDSLDTELVASFAIDELLDYRSRRPLMTFKTDHFTHYEDPELSLYAMHDSVGTPFLLLAGLEPDLKWERFITAVRLLAERLGVRQTIGLGTIPMAVPHTRPITLTAHSNNRELIADFTPWLSEVHVPGSASNLLEFRMAQHGHEVVGYTVHVPHYLAQTDYPAAAQALLEQLAKTGGLQLPLNALTEAAAEVRAKVDEQVEASSDVAQVVAALERQYDAFIAAQENRSLLTRDEDLPSGDELGAEFERFLAQQAEKKFDDDDPT; from the coding sequence ATGGGCCAACACGAGATCCCCGACACACCCGACCGGGACAAGCGCTACCAGCCCGAGCAGAACAGCATGTACGAGCTCGAGTTCCCGTCGCCTCAGCTGTCGTCGTCCGACGGTCGCGGCCCGGTCCTGGTCCACGCTCTGGAAGGATTTTCCGACGCGGGCCACGCGATCAAGCTGGCCGCACGCCACCTCAAAGACAGCCTGGACACCGAGCTGGTTGCGTCGTTCGCGATCGACGAGTTGCTCGACTACCGCTCGCGGCGCCCGCTCATGACGTTCAAGACCGACCACTTCACTCATTACGAGGACCCCGAGCTGAGCCTGTATGCCATGCATGACAGTGTCGGCACGCCGTTTCTGCTGCTAGCCGGTTTGGAACCGGACCTCAAGTGGGAGCGGTTCATCACGGCGGTCCGGCTGCTAGCGGAGCGCCTGGGTGTCCGGCAGACGATCGGGCTCGGCACGATTCCCATGGCAGTTCCGCACACCCGGCCGATCACGTTGACCGCTCACTCGAACAATCGCGAACTCATCGCGGATTTCACGCCGTGGCTCTCGGAGGTGCACGTGCCCGGCAGCGCCTCGAACCTGCTGGAGTTCCGGATGGCCCAACACGGGCACGAGGTCGTCGGCTACACCGTCCATGTCCCGCACTATCTGGCGCAGACGGACTATCCGGCCGCCGCGCAGGCACTGCTGGAACAGCTGGCCAAAACCGGCGGGCTGCAGCTGCCGTTGAACGCGCTCACCGAGGCTGCCGCAGAGGTCAGGGCCAAGGTCGACGAGCAGGTCGAGGCCAGCTCGGATGTCGCTCAAGTGGTGGCTGCGCTGGAGCGCCAGTACGATGCCTTCATTGCTGCGCAGGAGAATCGATCGCTGCTGACACGGGACGAAGACCTGCCTAGCGGTGACGAACTCGGTGCAGAGTTCGAGCGTTTCCTGGCACAGCAGGCCGAGAAAAAGTTCGACGACGACGATCCGACCTGA
- a CDS encoding DUF4192 domain-containing protein: protein MTKQRRDFELTRPGAVIAALPAVLGFVPEKSLVLLTIDQGELGAVMRADLTDTVADQVDHLADVAAAAGPEAAIAVIVDADGAFCPMCNDQYREICSSLGDELARRDIVLWAVHVVDRVAAGGRWHCVDDCGAGGVVDDPSASPLAAAAVLDGRRLYARRADLQAVIEPVDRGRSAALTGLITEHAARRDQMNRENPTACVRRDVEAAMAAAAGVADGQQLGETEIAGLACALADVEVRDTLYALAIGHGASDAESLWALLARMLPTPWRTEALVLLAFSAYVRGDGPLAGVSLEAALRCEPEHRMAGMLDTALQSGLRPERIRELAITGYRLAERLGVRLPPPLDFRRRAV, encoded by the coding sequence ATGACCAAGCAGCGACGCGACTTTGAACTGACTCGACCCGGCGCGGTGATCGCCGCGCTCCCAGCGGTGTTGGGCTTCGTGCCCGAGAAATCGTTGGTGCTGTTGACTATCGACCAGGGCGAGCTCGGCGCGGTAATGCGCGCCGACCTGACGGATACCGTCGCCGACCAGGTCGATCATCTCGCCGACGTCGCCGCCGCCGCCGGACCAGAGGCCGCGATCGCGGTGATCGTCGACGCCGACGGGGCCTTTTGCCCAATGTGTAACGACCAATACCGCGAGATATGTTCGTCGCTGGGCGACGAACTGGCGCGGCGTGACATCGTGCTCTGGGCCGTGCACGTCGTCGATCGGGTGGCGGCCGGTGGTCGTTGGCACTGCGTCGACGATTGCGGGGCGGGTGGAGTCGTCGACGATCCGTCCGCGTCGCCGCTGGCGGCCGCGGCAGTGCTGGACGGCCGCCGGCTCTACGCACGACGCGCCGACCTGCAGGCGGTGATTGAACCCGTCGACCGGGGCCGCAGCGCGGCACTCACCGGTCTGATCACCGAGCACGCCGCACGGCGTGACCAAATGAATCGCGAAAATCCGACGGCGTGCGTACGTCGCGACGTCGAAGCTGCGATGGCAGCGGCCGCGGGCGTCGCCGATGGACAACAGCTCGGCGAGACCGAGATCGCCGGCCTGGCGTGCGCGCTGGCTGATGTCGAAGTGCGAGACACGTTGTATGCGTTGGCGATCGGCCACGGCGCCAGCGACGCCGAATCGTTGTGGGCGCTGCTGGCGCGCATGCTGCCGACGCCGTGGCGTACTGAGGCGTTGGTGCTGCTCGCGTTCAGTGCCTACGTCCGCGGTGACGGGCCGCTGGCCGGTGTGTCACTGGAAGCCGCTTTGCGCTGCGAGCCCGAGCACCGGATGGCCGGCATGCTCGACACGGCTCTACAGTCAGGTCTGCGGCCAGAGCGCATCCGCGAACTCGCGATCACCGGCTACCGGCTGGCTGAACGGCTCGGGGTGCGGCTACCGCCGCCTCTCGACTTCCGGCGACGTGCGGTGTGA
- a CDS encoding esterase gives MTTTIARLTVAAMTALLCATASSASTAAQPAAPGCLDIGGTVAVGQSCRVHVETPTYTIDASYPLDYADQPALSDFVKHDRDEFVDFMAQTRPRDLPYRHELTPHSYSTSGTQSVVFDVYDDTGAHPVTGFTAFNYNLGTAAAITFDTLFKRGAAAVTILDPIVQRVMDKHWEGYGGPAPQNTLGAKVYQNFAITDDAIIFYIGQGMWLPEVAGPQRVPVPRSELVSVLAE, from the coding sequence ATGACAACGACGATCGCACGATTGACCGTCGCGGCGATGACCGCCCTGTTGTGCGCGACCGCATCAAGCGCCAGCACAGCTGCACAGCCGGCGGCACCCGGCTGCCTCGACATCGGCGGAACGGTGGCCGTCGGCCAAAGCTGCCGCGTTCACGTCGAAACCCCCACGTACACAATCGATGCGAGTTATCCGCTCGACTACGCCGACCAGCCGGCCCTCAGCGACTTCGTCAAGCACGACAGGGATGAGTTCGTCGATTTCATGGCACAGACACGGCCGCGGGATCTGCCTTACCGACACGAATTAACACCGCACTCGTACTCGACTTCTGGTACCCAGAGCGTGGTTTTCGACGTGTACGACGACACGGGCGCCCACCCGGTGACCGGATTCACGGCGTTCAACTACAACCTGGGCACGGCCGCCGCAATCACGTTCGACACGCTGTTCAAGCGTGGCGCCGCCGCGGTCACGATCCTCGACCCGATCGTCCAGCGCGTCATGGACAAACACTGGGAGGGTTACGGGGGGCCGGCGCCGCAGAACACCCTCGGGGCGAAGGTGTATCAGAACTTTGCGATCACCGACGACGCGATCATCTTTTACATCGGTCAGGGCATGTGGCTGCCAGAAGTCGCGGGGCCGCAACGCGTGCCCGTACCACGCTCCGAACTGGTCTCGGTACTGGCCGAATAG
- the sthA gene encoding Si-specific NAD(P)(+) transhydrogenase produces the protein MGSILEYDMVVIGSGPGGQKAAIAAAKLGKSVAVIEQRPMLGGVCVNTGTIPSKTLREAVLYLTGMNQRELYGASYRVKDKITPADLLSRTQHVIGKQADVVRNQLVRNRVDLIPGEARFRDDHTLLVEDRTRGERTTVSGERIVIATGTKPARPGGVEFDDQRVLDSDGILDLKTIPTSMVVVGAGVIGVEYASMFAALGTKVTIVEKRRDMLDFCDPEIIEALRFHLRDLAVTFRFGEEVTGVQVGTSGTVTSLASGKKIPAETVMYSAGRQGQTESLELENAGLEADARGRIFVDEDFRTKVDHIYAVGDVIGFPALASTSMDQGRVAACHAFGEPVHGLTALQPIGIYSIPEISYVGATEVELTKDSIPYEVGVARYRELARGQIAGDSYGMLKLLVSTDDLKLLGVHIFGSNATEMVHIGQAVMGCEGTVEYLVNAVFNYPTFSEAYKVAALDVMNKVRELSHFDL, from the coding sequence ATGGGTTCGATACTCGAATACGACATGGTGGTCATCGGCTCGGGTCCGGGCGGCCAGAAGGCGGCGATCGCCGCGGCCAAGCTCGGCAAATCGGTTGCCGTCATCGAGCAACGTCCGATGCTGGGCGGCGTGTGCGTCAACACGGGCACGATTCCCTCGAAGACGCTGCGCGAGGCCGTGCTGTACCTGACCGGCATGAACCAGCGCGAGCTCTACGGCGCCAGCTACCGCGTCAAGGACAAGATCACGCCGGCCGACCTGTTGTCACGGACCCAACATGTCATCGGCAAGCAGGCCGATGTGGTGCGAAACCAGCTGGTGCGCAACCGAGTTGACCTGATCCCCGGCGAAGCGCGATTTCGTGACGACCACACGCTGCTCGTCGAGGACCGCACCCGCGGTGAGCGGACCACGGTCAGCGGAGAGCGGATCGTAATCGCGACAGGCACCAAACCGGCCCGCCCCGGGGGAGTCGAATTCGACGACCAGCGCGTGCTGGATTCCGACGGGATCCTCGACCTCAAAACCATTCCCACCTCGATGGTGGTCGTCGGCGCCGGGGTGATCGGCGTCGAGTATGCGTCCATGTTCGCCGCGCTGGGCACCAAGGTGACGATCGTCGAGAAGCGGCGCGACATGCTCGATTTCTGCGACCCCGAGATCATCGAAGCGCTGCGCTTTCACCTGCGCGACCTAGCGGTCACCTTCCGCTTCGGCGAGGAGGTAACCGGTGTCCAGGTGGGCACCTCGGGCACCGTCACCAGCCTGGCCAGCGGTAAGAAGATCCCCGCGGAGACGGTGATGTACTCGGCGGGCAGGCAAGGCCAGACCGAAAGCCTCGAGCTGGAGAACGCTGGTCTCGAGGCCGACGCCCGCGGGCGGATTTTCGTGGACGAGGATTTCCGGACCAAGGTCGATCACATCTACGCCGTGGGCGATGTCATCGGCTTTCCCGCGCTGGCGTCGACGTCGATGGATCAGGGCCGCGTCGCGGCCTGCCACGCATTCGGCGAGCCGGTGCACGGGCTGACGGCGCTACAGCCGATCGGCATCTACTCGATTCCGGAGATCTCCTACGTCGGCGCCACCGAGGTCGAACTGACCAAGGACTCGATCCCCTACGAGGTCGGCGTCGCCCGCTATCGAGAGCTGGCCCGCGGCCAAATCGCCGGCGACTCTTACGGCATGCTCAAGCTGCTGGTCTCCACCGATGATCTGAAGCTGCTGGGCGTGCACATCTTCGGCAGCAACGCCACCGAAATGGTGCACATCGGCCAGGCGGTGATGGGATGCGAAGGCACCGTCGAATACCTGGTCAACGCCGTATTCAACTATCCGACGTTCTCCGAGGCCTACAAGGTCGCCGCGCTGGACGTGATGAACAAGGTTCGCGAGCTGAGCCACTTCGATCTCTAA
- a CDS encoding trypsin-like serine peptidase, producing MRILAAGVGLAVVVAGCGHPARSSPPATQSGQVVADAPNRVSASPVDPDPRVGAFFLSDGDVHACTGSVVHSEVGNLVLTAAHCLSTGGPVTFVPGFARAAAPGDHWRVDALYMDPRWLASRDPRADYAIARVIRPSGGSVESPAGSGLTIGTAPGRGTQVTVIAYPAGVGGMPIGCRVATGVGAGGFPELPCAGLVDGTSGAPWISGSTVTGVIGGLHGGGCAENMSYTSPFDEHVTELLVRAQAGGPGDAAPSSFDDQC from the coding sequence ATGCGAATTCTGGCGGCGGGGGTGGGCCTGGCCGTGGTGGTGGCCGGTTGTGGGCACCCGGCGCGCTCGTCGCCGCCCGCGACCCAATCAGGGCAGGTTGTCGCCGACGCGCCGAACCGGGTGAGCGCGTCGCCGGTGGATCCGGATCCGCGGGTGGGCGCCTTTTTTCTGTCTGATGGCGACGTGCACGCCTGTACGGGCTCGGTGGTGCATTCGGAGGTCGGCAATCTGGTGTTGACGGCCGCGCACTGCCTCAGCACCGGCGGCCCGGTTACCTTCGTTCCCGGCTTCGCCCGAGCCGCCGCGCCCGGGGATCATTGGAGGGTCGACGCGCTGTATATGGATCCGCGGTGGCTGGCCAGCCGGGATCCTCGGGCCGATTACGCGATCGCGCGGGTGATCAGGCCGTCCGGCGGATCCGTCGAATCGCCGGCCGGGTCGGGGCTGACGATCGGCACCGCGCCAGGCCGAGGCACTCAGGTCACCGTGATCGCGTATCCGGCCGGTGTGGGCGGCATGCCGATCGGATGCCGGGTAGCGACCGGTGTCGGCGCCGGGGGATTCCCGGAGTTGCCGTGCGCGGGCCTGGTTGACGGGACCAGCGGCGCGCCCTGGATCAGCGGGTCGACGGTCACCGGTGTGATCGGCGGCCTGCACGGCGGCGGCTGTGCGGAGAACATGTCGTACACGTCGCCGTTCGATGAGCACGTCACCGAGCTTTTGGTACGGGCCCAGGCGGGCGGGCCCGGCGATGCAGCGCCGAGTTCCTTCGACGACCAGTGTTAG
- a CDS encoding NHL repeat-containing protein — MHFPISKLTLIATAAATIALAGCSTSHPQTAPASSTASAVAPGENCAVNPKSEPMPAAEKFAPAPPNARISVKISGIPSGAVKPGDPPAEVDVTLCNNSSVDYPNVGVTTVLSRCSCAINPSGLPVGRIERFDATTKAWVPLKHPVVTTGMDYLGRFTDEQPLPKGKTVTLKYRVSLDHSMTAGKGSVESTVVVPDSLVEIGMADLPFSVLKDSPKDTPTPRPEVPSERQSVLPFTDLTNPWSVAAGRDGNVYVSQRGGVVKLAAASYAPTVLPVTGVKGLADVAADGAGNVYVADFAGNRVLKLTAGSNVPTALPFTGLDNPQHLAVDSDGTVYVTDSAARVVKLAAGASEQTVLPLNPELRYPAGVAVDDAHNVYIADSRNHRIVKYAAGSNNQTTISISGLDSGRGFAVDSAGDVFVTDEMNRRVLKRPAGSNESIELPFAGLNGPECVSVDGAGNVYVLDSSGFGRIVKLAAG, encoded by the coding sequence ATGCACTTTCCGATCTCGAAGCTCACGCTGATCGCGACCGCGGCGGCGACGATCGCACTAGCCGGCTGCTCGACGAGCCACCCGCAGACGGCGCCCGCAAGCTCGACGGCCTCTGCCGTCGCACCGGGCGAGAACTGCGCGGTCAACCCGAAATCCGAGCCCATGCCCGCGGCCGAGAAATTCGCACCCGCGCCCCCGAATGCCCGGATCTCCGTGAAAATCAGCGGGATCCCGTCCGGAGCCGTCAAGCCCGGCGACCCTCCGGCCGAAGTTGACGTCACGCTGTGCAACAACTCATCGGTCGACTACCCGAATGTCGGTGTCACCACGGTGCTTTCGAGATGCAGCTGCGCGATCAACCCGTCGGGGCTGCCCGTAGGTCGGATCGAGCGCTTCGACGCGACGACCAAAGCGTGGGTGCCGTTGAAGCATCCAGTAGTCACCACTGGCATGGACTACCTCGGCCGATTCACCGATGAACAACCCCTGCCCAAGGGCAAGACCGTGACCCTCAAATACCGGGTGTCACTTGACCACTCGATGACCGCGGGCAAGGGAAGCGTGGAGTCGACGGTCGTTGTTCCGGACTCCCTGGTCGAGATCGGCATGGCGGATCTGCCCTTCAGTGTGCTCAAGGACTCGCCCAAAGACACGCCAACGCCGCGCCCCGAGGTTCCATCGGAGCGGCAGTCCGTGTTGCCGTTCACGGATCTGACGAATCCTTGGTCTGTAGCCGCCGGCAGGGACGGCAACGTCTACGTCAGCCAGCGTGGCGGAGTGGTGAAGTTGGCGGCCGCGTCCTACGCACCGACGGTGCTGCCGGTTACCGGCGTGAAAGGCCTCGCCGATGTCGCGGCGGACGGCGCAGGCAATGTGTACGTCGCCGATTTCGCCGGCAACCGGGTGCTGAAGCTGACCGCCGGGTCGAACGTACCGACCGCACTACCGTTCACGGGCCTGGACAACCCGCAACATCTTGCGGTGGACAGCGACGGAACCGTTTATGTCACTGACAGCGCGGCGCGAGTCGTCAAGCTGGCGGCGGGCGCGAGCGAACAAACGGTGCTGCCGCTCAATCCGGAGTTGAGGTACCCCGCCGGTGTCGCAGTCGACGACGCACACAACGTCTACATCGCAGACTCACGCAACCATCGCATCGTGAAGTATGCGGCCGGTTCGAATAACCAGACGACGATCTCGATCAGTGGACTGGACTCCGGCCGCGGGTTTGCCGTGGACTCCGCCGGCGATGTGTTCGTCACCGATGAGATGAACCGGAGGGTGCTGAAGCGGCCGGCAGGATCGAATGAATCCATCGAGCTTCCATTCGCCGGTCTCAACGGACCCGAATGCGTGTCGGTAGACGGCGCAGGCAACGTGTACGTCCTCGACAGCAGCGGATTCGGCCGCATCGTGAAATTGGCGGCAGGCTGA